From Rutidosis leptorrhynchoides isolate AG116_Rl617_1_P2 chromosome 3, CSIRO_AGI_Rlap_v1, whole genome shotgun sequence, a single genomic window includes:
- the LOC139902667 gene encoding histidine kinase CKI1-like has translation MITRITPLIDYNHQNLVEDQQDDSIKTIFSLHSTGFFGLYIINPYSMQFCTQRRNIVLPLFTSFASSQALIGLLLPALLIPFWVIRIKEDAKKADLITYKTHQELWSVVQNTTNALLPMSSSATNLAKLAAVSVNKTRLTFSDIETKVAPLMFQALLMVPQLSQISYIEKDGLFFAIYSQGPQQIFAIYSNTSFTNATTSGKNYLWYTQPVDYDTGKLRGESVAFAPQILVNESWVQQALNTTNKNIASLGKSLNEVNKTLVLNTAGVDDNGVVSLGFDLKSFIDVLSGIKLFDGGLYLLTKDGDILSNTIPNTRVVYDGNATIYFKILKDNGKRIDDDRNVTLKLNNEATESYVLDISGTKYILYYSSINIIGMQSVFVLAIPYDGLHGKMNKDTIYVFAFLVLIFVTITISIFAFVVLIVRAERKQMCLKASLVKQMEATQQAERKRNNQNRAFVSASHDIRASLAGITGFLDMSINEVHQESELAKNLRSVQSCSEYLHSILNSILDTSKIEAGKMSLEEKQFDLVKVIEGVVDLFYPVGLKKDVDVILDLKDGSLNNFSQVIGDERRLKQILSNLLSNAIKFTSEGYVSVRVRAMKPRLQNSTFASKHESSARCLSRFFFKNDEKGGNFEMIDEIRHDPNSMEFVFEVNDTGKGIPKEKQASVFEHYVQVKETAPEIEGTGLGLWIVQSMVRLMGGEISIVDKKPHENGTCFRFNVVLKVSSCDLRGISEDEKSNLSSRSTTPLCSPQHKDYNSSTVVLFISGDERRKMIHKFLQARRINVLTAKNMQQLSETLGKFRQEKSKTGYSRSDVNLSFEYLSRPISQESVPLSEFDVPRANDVSGSSFVLLVIDTTRVNFRELCKVVAEFRKHSKCVSFRVVWLGFKCMQVHGLDEKQLPPSDIIIPMPLQGSRLNSLIHLLPEFGGRFPCMPPRVTNHDRSPKRQDEIQEITRNSPSNKSPLRGKKMLLVEDDSLQQMIAKKSLLKLGVVIDTCTNGEEALTLVNKGLDDQRDLGASHILPYEYILMDCQMPVMDGCEATRRIRETERDYGVHIPIIGLTAHGEGEELNKFFAAGIDINVSKPLNEQKLIIAIEDLYSRCSC, from the exons ATGATCACACGAATTACACCATTGATTGATTACAATCACCAAAATTTGGTTGAAGATCAACAAGATGATTCCATCAAGACCATTTTCTCTCTTCATTCTACTG GCTTTTTCGGTCTCTACATCATTAATCCGTATTCAATGCAATTTTGCACTCAGAGGCGGAACATAGTGTTACCCCTTTTCACTAGTTTCGCCTCATCTCAG GCGTTAATTGGGTTGCTGCTTCCTGCCTTATTGATCCCATTTTGGGTTATAAGGATCAAAGAAGATGCAAAGAAAGCTGATTTGATCACCTATAAAACGCATCAAGAACTATGGTCCGTCGTACAAAATACGACAAATGCATTGCTTCCAATGAGTTCATCAGCAACCAATTTAGCCAAACTTGCAGCCGTGTCTGTTAATAAAACACGCCTCACATTCTCAGATATTGAAACTAAG GTGGCTCCTTTAATGTTTCAAGCATTGTTGATGGTACCTCAACTATCTCAGATTTCATATATCGAAAAAGATGGGTTGTTCTTCGCGATTTATTCTCAGGGCCCACAACAAATCTTTGCTATTTATTCCAATACTTCATTTACAAATGCTACGACAAGCGGAAAGAATTACTTGTGGTACACTCAACCGGTTGATTATGATACAGGAAAGTTACGTGGAGAATCAGTTGCGTTTGCGCCTCAAATTTTGGTTAACGAAAGCTGGGTACAACAAGCTTTAAACACTACAAACAAAAACATTGCTTCGTTAGGGAAGTCGTTGAATGAAGTAAATAAAACTTTAGTTCTGAATACAGCCGGTGTGGATGATAATGGAGTTGTTTCGCTCGGGTTTGATCTTAAATCTTTCATTGATGTGTTGTCGGGGATTAAACTTTTCGATGGAGGTTTGTACTTGTTAACGAAAGATGGGGACATACTAAGTAATACAATCCCAAACACTCGTGTGGTTTATGATGGGAACGCaacgatttatttcaagattttgaaaGATAATGGAAAGCGAATTGATGATGATCGTAACGTTACTTTAAAACTCAACAATGAAGCGACGGAATCATATGTTTTGGACATTTCGGGAACAAAATATATATTGTACTATTCCTCCATCAACATCATTGGAATGCAATCG GTGTTTGTATTGGCGATACCATATGATGGACTGCATGGAAAGATGAACAAAGATACCATATATGTGTTCGCGTTTCTTGTTCTTATATTTGTTACTATTACTATCTCTATTTTCGCGTTCGTGGTCCTAATTGTGAGAGCAGAAAGAAAACAGATGTGCTTAAAAGCTTCTCTTGTAAAGCAAATGGAAGCAACACAACAAGCAGAACGAAAGCGCAATAATCAAAATCGTGCGTTTGTTTCTGCAAGCCATGATATACGTGCTTCATTAGCAGGCATTACTGGATTTTTGGATATGTCGATCAATGAGGTTCATCAAGAATCAGAATTAGCCAAAAACTTGAGGAGTGTGCAATCATGTTCAGAATATCTTCATA GTATACTGAACTCTATTCTTGATACAAGTAAAATTGAAGCAGGGAAGATGTCACTCGAAGAAAAACAGTTCGATTTGGTCAAAGTAATTGAGGGTGTGGTTGACTTATTCTATCCCGTCGGTTTAAAGAAAGATGTTGATGTGATTTTGGATCTTAAAGATGGTTCATTGAACAATTTTTCACAAGTTATAGGTGATGAACGGAGGCTTAAACAGATATTATCAAACTTACTGAGCAACGCTATCAAATTCACATCAGAAGGTTATGTTTCTGTTCGTGTTCGTGCCATGAAGCCAAGGTTACAAAATTCAACATTTGCTTCTAAACATGAATCATCCGCACGATGTCTATCAAGATTCTTTTTCAAAAACGATGAAAAAGGTGGTAACTTTGAAATGATAGATGAAATTCGACATGATCCTAATAGTATGGAGTTTGTTTTTGAAGTAAATGATACTGGAAAAGGTATACCAAAAGAGAAACAAGCCTCGGTTTTTGAACATTATGTTCAAGTTAAAGAAACGGCTCCTGAAATCGAAGGCACGGGATTAGGGTTATGGATTGTTCAATCTATGGTACGATTGATGGGTGGTGAAATAAGCATAGTTGATAAGAAACCTCACGAAAATGGGACATGTTTTCGGTTTAACGTTGTTTTGAAGGTTTCTTCATGTGATCTACGTGGCATTAGCGAAGATGAAAAGTCGAATTTGTCCTCAAGGTCAACCACTCCTTTATGTAGTCCACAACATAAAGATTATAACTCTTCTACTGTTGTTTTATTCATTAGTGGTGACGAAAGGCGAAAAATGATACACAAGTTTCTACAAGCTCGCAGGATAAACGTTTTAACAGCGAAAAACATGCAACAACTTTCAGAAACTTTAGGGAAGTTTAGACAAGAAAAGAGTAAAACAGGCTATTCAAGATCCGATGTAAACTTAAGTTTTGAATATTTGAGCCGGCCCATATCTCAAGAATCGGTTCCTTTAAGTGAATTTGATGTCCCACGGGCTAATGATGTATCCGGgtcaagttttgtattgcttgtaATTGACACAACTCGGGTCAACTTTCGTGAGCTATGTAAGGTGGTGGCTGAATTTAGGAAACACTCAAAGTGTGTATCTTTTAGAGTTGTGTGGTTAGGTTTCAAATGTATGCAAGTTCATGGTTTGGATGAAAAGCAACTTCCACCGTCCGATATCATCATACCGATGCCACTTCAAGGGTCCCGTTTGAACTCGTTGATCCATCTTCTTCCTGAGTTCGGAGGTAGGTTCCCCTGCATGCCACCACGTGTTACTAATCATGATCGTTCGCCAAAACGACAAGATGAAATACAGGAGATCACTAGGAATTCGCCGAGTAACAAGAGCCCTTTAAGAGGGAAAAAAATGTTATTAGTTGAGGATGATAGTTTGCAACAAATGATAGCTAAGAAGAGTCTTTTAAAACTTGGTGTGGTGATTGACACGTGTACCAATGGTGAAGAAGCTTTGACTTTGGTCAATAAAGGTCTTGATGATCAAAGAGATCTTGGAGCTTCACATATTTTACCTTATGAATATATTTTAATGGATTGCCAG ATGCCGGTGATGGATGGTTGTGAAGCAACAAGACGGATACGAGAAACAGAGAGAGATTACGGTGTGCACATTCCGATTATAGGATTAACAGCTCATGGAGAAGGTGAAGAGCTAAACAAGTTTTTTGCAGCAGGAATTGATATTAATGTATCGAAACCATTAAACGAGCAGAAGCTTATAATAGCGATTGAAGACCTTTATAGTAGATGTTCATGTTAA